TTACGCAAGTCAGGCTTACCCTTCTTGACGGTAGCAAGGATCATatctaaaaaaagttagttGTCAATGCCCACATTGATAAACGACAAGAGTCATTCCGAGGACTGAATTTTCGCTCGTGGAGAATTTTTCCAGGAACGAACCCTGCCCAAAGAGTGATTTCCCTCGTGTCATGAATATACATACCACCACAGCTTGCAGCAGGGAGACGATTAAGACGAGCACCAGTACCGAAAACGGAAACAATGTAAAGGTTCTTGGCACCAGAGTTGTCTGCACAGTTCAAGATGGCTTGAACGGGAAGACCCAAGGTCATTCTATACTTAGTACCGGAAGCTGCACCGCGTCCACGAGACATTTTGTGTAATGTTAACTGCTGGTGTTTGGTGTTGGgaagagcaaaaaaatacGAGTGTTTGCAGTTTGACAccgtttccaaaaagagTGTGACTGCTTTTTTGGGTGACCAAGCGAGAGtgaaaaacttttacaAACCCAACCGAATTGGGTTTCTATTGTCTTTTTCTGTctagttttctttgtttttcttttcgtaaatGTCAAAAAATCTGAAAAGTGTGTTTCCTGCTCTCTTACACGCTGTTCTTGGGGAACGTATTCTTTTGTAGTCATATACCACCATTTCACTCTGTCGTTTTAACAACTTAGTTTTGTACTCTTTTGTCGCAATAAAGCGTCGTATAATGTTTTGGTAGCCATGTAATTGTTTCGCGTAGAAATGTTTTCACTCGTTATACGTTTTCGAAGGCACATACCATTCAAGCAAAGGCAACACACCTGGTTGGCTATCTATATCATTAGCACGATATGTGTACCAAATCGTCCCGGGTAGCTCAATCGGTTTAGAGCGTCTGACTCTTAATAAGGTTATCAGAAGGTTGCGAGTTCGAGTCTCGCCTTGGgagttctttttctttcatactCCTTTCTCCTCCTAACAGGAGGAGAACGGCATACATCGAAAACTACGTTCCTTTCctggttttttcttcctacAAAGCATTCACTACTACTACTTACTCGTTCataatatataaaaaagtatatgaaaaaaatgcaatAGAGTATTATAATTTAATCAACCATATACGCTC
The nucleotide sequence above comes from Schizosaccharomyces osmophilus chromosome 3, complete sequence. Encoded proteins:
- the rpl2302 gene encoding 60S ribosomal protein L23, which gives rise to MSRGRGAASGTKYRMTLGLPVQAILNCADNSGAKNLYIVSVFGTGARLNRLPAASCGDMILATVKKGKPDLRKKIMPAIVVRQRKAWRRKDGVFLYFEDNAGVIVNPKGEMKGSAITGPVAKECADLWPRIASNAGTVV